The genomic stretch GTAGCCCCTCAGCAAGTGCGAGTTTAGTGGCTTGTATTTGCGAGGTCAGCTGTAGCTTGCTCATTACATTCGCTCTATGTACATGCGCGGTCTTCGGCATCACATTAATCACCTGTGAGATTTGTTTTGCATTCAGGCCTTGGGCAAGTAACTTAAACACCTCAAGTTCCCGAGCAGTTAACAATGAGAGACTGGGGTTAGACGTACCATCACTTACCAAGCGATCACTGATCGCAGGACTATAAAAACGTCGGTCTGCTGCAACCGACTGGATTGCATAAATAAGTTCATTGGCGGCATCGCGCTTTGACAAATAGGCATCGACGCCAAGTTCTAGCGCTGTTTTTATGTACAACTTTTCCTCATACATGCTCAGCATAATGCGCTTTGCATCAGCATATTGCTGACCAATTAGCGCTGCTAACTCCAAGCCATTTTTATCTGGCAAAGAAATGTCGATGATATAATAATCAACCTGAGTTGCCTGCGAGCAACTCAGGAGCTCCTCTGCGCTGCCAAGCTCGAGTACTACGTTCCAATCTGGGTGCTCTTCTTCAATTAAAGCCTTAAAGCCTTCTCTCACCATTTGATGGTCATCTATCAGCGCAAAATTCATCTCACCTCCTTGTTTTTCAACAGTATAACTCGTCGTTGAGCATCACAGCTAAGAAATTTTCTTATGCCATTAAGAAAAATGGCAATAAAACACTGACACCATTCAACCTAAGCTATCTCTAAATCATAAGGAGATAGCTATGCCAAACATTACCGGAGAAACTGAGCGCTTTCATAATATTACGGTTCTACTTCATCACATTGGCGAGTCTAACTATCGTATTGAGTGGACCAGTAAAATGACTAAAGGCTCAACCAACTTAGTGAAAACAGGCAAAAATAGATATGTTGTGATCCGCAAATGGCCTGAAACCAGAAGCCTTCCCGATGTGGCAACCAATTTTACTTCACGCAATGCCGCGTTTGTTCACTTTATAAAAAATGTGGATGTTATCAAATGCAACGATGAAGCCATTCTTAAAGCCAAACAACAGTGTTTAGATTATTTCACCCGTTGCGAGCGCATCAACTCGGTGGTTAAAACCGCTTTTCCCAAACCACGTTTACAAGGCGCACTAGGCAGAGAAGTTATTGTTAAACATAAACGTAACTTGTCAGATATTGCCAAAGGGCACTTATTACAACTCATTGGCAATAAAGCTGAAATTCAAATCACACAACGCTATACTCTGTGTAATCCAAATCCCAAGTTGCAGTTTGATACAACTCAGGTTTACTTACCCTAAAAGGCCAGAAGATACTCATGGATGGAGTTTTACGTCACTTTCATTACCAGTTTTTGAGTAATAAGCTCAATTCCGTGAACCGCACTCAGATAATCAAGTTTCTACTACTGTCGCTGCTTATTGTGGTAGTTGCGCCAATCATTGAAACCTTGCTGTACCTGTTGTCTTTTAACTATGTGGTGTATGAAGATTTTGTGAGCTGGTATTTTCCAGTGGGTTTTAGGGTTATCTGTTATATTTTTTTACCGCTACGCTATTGGCCTGCGCTCACTATTGGTTTCACACTTGGGCAAATATTCTATGTTTGGTATTACTATGATGTTGCCTTAGACAATGTAGGCTATCGCTTACTAAGCGCTGCATCACGTGAGTACATGATACTTACTCCTCTGATCTTGGCCAAGTTATTCAAAGTGCGCTTGGATATTAACACCTTAAAAAGCGCTGTAACGGTTATTTTTATTGCTATTTCCTATCGCTTTATCCGCTCAATGCTAATTGTTTTGCCAGAGGGAACTAAAAATAAATATGCTTTAATTGCAGCGGAAGATCGCTTTGAAATGATGCTAGCACATCAACTTGGGGGGATTTTAACGACACTTATTTTACTGTTATTGGCATTTTTTGCTAAAACCTGGTTTGCACAGCGCAAGCACTACTTCAGTCGTAAAAATATCATATTGGCTTTGCAGCTTAGCTTATGCTTTTTTGCTTTTTACAGCACATTTTTAATCGAACCTAAGTCCGTTTATTTACTGCGTATGTTGGCGATTTTTCCTTTGCTCTGGTTCAGTTTTCAGTTTGGCGCTTTAGGAGCTCTCAGCTATGGCACACTTACAGTGGCGACCCTGATGGTAAATGTTTTTGCCGTGAATCAAACTGAGCTGCTGCTAACGACGCAACTTTACCTTATCAGTTATAGCGTGCTGGCTCTATTATTGAGCGCCTTAATCACTGAATTAAACCACTCGAAAAGCGAACTTTTGAGGCAAAACCAGGAGCTTGTTACACTCAGTACGTTAACGCAAAACCTCGCGACTAAGGTGGTCAATGTACAAGAATCTGAGCGCAGCCAGCTATCGCAAGAATTGCACGATGACATAGGCCAAAACCTCACCGCGTTAAAAACCAATATCGCCGTATTAGCAAAGAAAACCAAACATCACGACGAACTAAGCCATACCATATTACGGCTCGAAAACGTTTCAAGTAGCATGTACGACTCAGTGTATAGACTGATGCACTGGCTGAGACCAAGATTGCTAGATGAGCTTGGGCTAAAGGCAGCCCTGCAAAGTGAATTGTTTTCTGAACACTTAGCCGAAGCTGGAATCGCTTATCAATGCCAGATTGCCGGGCCCATCGATGACCTCAGCGACGAATACCAAATTGCCATTTACCGCATTTGCCAAGAAGCGTCCACCAATGCTGTTAAGCACTCGCTGGCAACTAAACTTAGCGTTGATATCGTTTATGAGAACGAGGTATTAGCACTCACAATAAATGACAATGGTATCGGCCTTAATGAGCCCAAACAGTGCGCCAGCAACAGTGGCTTTGGTATGGACGGTATCCGTGAACGGGTGTCACTGCTGAATGGCAATTGCCAATTCACTCATAATGAAAGCGGCGGACTGGCGATCAATATTCTCTTTGATATACCAATTAAAGGAAAATCACCGCTTGGCGATGCCAGCGGTGAATTTGAATGAGGTGAGTCAGCCTATAAGACAACTGAACAGAACTGTAACTATCTGATTTTATTGAAGGCTTGAAATCTGAAAACTGAAATTTAGTGCAACCGTGTACCAGTTTGGTATATCACGATTCTGAAATGTAGGGGTTTTAGAAAACCGCTTGAAAGATCAAGCGGTTACTAAAACTTCTGAGACAGCCTGTAAGACAACTGAAAAAGTGACTCTAGAAAGCCTAAAGTGCAGGATTAGACTGTTTGTACTGACCTTTCTGGAGCTTCTTTAACTCATTAAATGAAATATCAGGTTTATAGCCACATAGCTTCAAATCGGGTTTATGGATGATGACCTCAGTCCCTTTTCTTTTCTCTTGTGCGGTATAAGTAAGACCAAATGGCTGTGGACTAAACTCACTGTAAATGTCATTTATCTCTGGTGTATCATCATACGTCACAATCCATGGTTGCTTAATTCTCTTAACGCTCTCGTAGAGACGATAATGATCATCGTGGACAAAAAAGTTTTGATATAACCCTTTACCCTTTACATAATAGGGTGGGTCCAAGTTGACTAAACAACGCTGTTCAACCTGCGGTAACACCTCATCAACAAACTCTGCAGCGTCAAGATTCGTTAAACGAATATCATTGCGCCGAGACGCTATGTTCTGAATTTGTTTAATAAGCCTAGCTTTATTGAAACGGCAGTCAATTTTATAATTACCGTCTTGATTTAACCCGCCAATAACTCCTGCTCTAATGATACCTGAACGATTGGTTCGATTTAGAAAGAATGTAGAGAACCCCCTTTCGATAAGACTAGCTGATGAAGATTCTTGTATTTTCTTCTGCTTGTGCCATTCCTCAATATCAACTTGAGCACCATCAATCAATGAGCACAATAAATCAGTTTCATTTAAAACGCAGTGCCAAAAGGCATAGATGGAAGGGTTTAGATCATTGATGTAAACCCGTTCAACATGGTTTTCAAGCAATAGATACCAAGCAATCGCAGCTCCACCAGCAAATGGTTCAACGTATGTACCACCTTCTAGGGAGTTCACTTTTATTGTTTCTAGTACATATGCGGTAAGCTTGGATTTACCTCCAGGGTAACGCAATGGTGAATAAGACCTCGCCATTATTTTGCTGTCATTCCTATAATCTCTTCAAAAAGTGGGAACAGAAAGTCCCAAAAGCCGTTTAGAAACCGTTTGTTCGTGTGCTGTTGGTCCGTACCATGAATATAGTTATTAAGTGTATCAAGACTATGTTCATTACTAGAGTTTAGCAGTTTTTCTACCACCTTATAAGCGGGAGTTTTTTTTGTGAGCTTCTCTTTCTTCATAAACTCTAGTCTGTGCTTCAGCGTAATCTCTTGATAGGGTCGACCTTTGTAAATTGTACATAATTCTTCTTTTGCCCCTATTGAGTTAATATACTCAGCTACAGCTAAATCAAGAAATACTCTTAGAGACGCAGCCGTTGTGTTTTTATATTTATAGATTGGTAACTTCTTAAACTCTCGAAACAATGCGTCGAGTTTGTAATTAGATGTGCTGAGTACACATGTTTCAACTACAAGCTGATTTCTATCAGGGTTTTTATTCAAAGGCCTCTTTATTGAGGAGTCTTCATCACTAACAGCTGGCTTCTCATCTTCAGTACTGGTGGAAGCATCTTTATCTGTATTGTTTAGTGAAATTATAGGCGTATCATCCTCATCATCAACCTCAAATGAAACTGTAGGCAGTTTTTCAAGTAACTCTTCAAGCTCTGCGGTAATTGTTCGAGTATCTATTTTTATATCTACATTTGGCTCACCTCGACTAAATACATTTTTTAACCACTGCGCATAGGCCATGAAGAAGCTTTTTTGATTAGACATAATCTTAATGTCAGTCCCATCAAACTCTATTCCCCAACTCTCTTTTACCTTAGGGTTAAAGAACCATCGCTCTAGTATCGTCATAGGTATTCGGTGAGAAGTAACTTTTTCTCTTTCTTCTTCATTCAGTATTGCCATAACTATAGGGTTAAGAGCTAGATCTCGAACATTCAAAATCCTAAGCGTATATTCCAGCTGTCCTTTATTTAGCTTAGTAACTGAAGAGACTTTGGTAATATCACCTTCGTATTTATCATACAAACCAGCAATCCACCTTTGCTGTTGAAGTCTAGACCAAGATCTTTGTTGAGTACTTACAGCATGCCTTTGATTTATGTACCACTCACAATCATCTAAAGAAGGAGCCACGCATACTCGAATTTTTTCGATAGTATCACGGTCTATCAATTCGGCTTTTCTACGTATATAGCTTCTTATTGAGCGGGGCGCTTTATCAGGCGAACGAAGTAACTTTAAAGCTAAAACTCTTCTATTGCCCTCTGCAACATAGTACTTATCATTGTTATCACTTTGCCAAACCACAACAGGGTCGGCTGGTATGAAGCCATCAGAAGCAATAGAATCAACTAGTTTAAAGAAGTCATCCTTTTCACCATTATCGCTAATTAGGTCTGAAACAAAATCTTGTACGCTGACGTGCTTTTCTTCTGGTGATAATCGAGGGTTATCTGGCCACAGACGTAACTGGTCAACTGATCTTAAAACTTTCCTTTCGAGCCATTCATATTTGCTCATGTTTTAACTCCATATCCAATTTTGCATCCTCTGCACTAATAAAGGTGTCTTCTGGATGTATCTCAAATCATTTCTTGATAGTACCACCAACAACAAGCAGGTTAAAGAATTCATAACCCGCTATTTTGAATAGAGTTTTAATTTTCATCACCTTAAAAGGTTATGTAAATGAGTTTCAGAATGTTCATTTTAAGTACACTCATAATAGCCGTTCAGTTTCTCGCCTAAGACCGTCTGTTTAAGCCCTTCAAAATTCTAAAGTAGCCATTTAAGATCATAGTCTTAGACTTAAAACGGGCACACTCACTATGACTAAACAAATCGGATACATTCGCGTTAGCTCAGTTGATCAGAACACAGCTCGCCAATTAAGCGACGTTAAACTTGATAAGACCTTCGTTGATAAGTGCAGCGGTAAAGATACTAACAGACCAGCCCTCAAGCAGTTAATTGAATATGCTCGAGAGGGAGATGTAGTTCACTGCCATGACATAAGCCGCATGGCACGTAATACCGAAGACCTTCTTCGGTTAGTCCGTCTATTCACCGAGCAAGGTATTAGTCTGAAGTTCTATAAGGAACACCTTGATTTTGCAGGCACCAAAAACCCAACTCAAGAATTGATGCTGACACTATTGGGCGCAATCTACGAATTCGAGCGGTCTATGATACTTGAGCGCCAGCGTGAAGGAATAGCTATTGCTAAAGCTAATGGTAAGTACAAAGGTAAGGGCATCAACATGGAACTGCACGAGCGCATCAGACAGATGCACTCTGAAGGCATGAATAAAATGCAGATAGCAAAA from Pseudoalteromonas sp. UG3-2 encodes the following:
- a CDS encoding response regulator transcription factor, with translation MNFALIDDHQMVREGFKALIEEEHPDWNVVLELGSAEELLSCSQATQVDYYIIDISLPDKNGLELAALIGQQYADAKRIMLSMYEEKLYIKTALELGVDAYLSKRDAANELIYAIQSVAADRRFYSPAISDRLVSDGTSNPSLSLLTARELEVFKLLAQGLNAKQISQVINVMPKTAHVHRANVMSKLQLTSQIQATKLALAEGLLHIDEIG
- a CDS encoding histidine kinase encodes the protein MDGVLRHFHYQFLSNKLNSVNRTQIIKFLLLSLLIVVVAPIIETLLYLLSFNYVVYEDFVSWYFPVGFRVICYIFLPLRYWPALTIGFTLGQIFYVWYYYDVALDNVGYRLLSAASREYMILTPLILAKLFKVRLDINTLKSAVTVIFIAISYRFIRSMLIVLPEGTKNKYALIAAEDRFEMMLAHQLGGILTTLILLLLAFFAKTWFAQRKHYFSRKNIILALQLSLCFFAFYSTFLIEPKSVYLLRMLAIFPLLWFSFQFGALGALSYGTLTVATLMVNVFAVNQTELLLTTQLYLISYSVLALLLSALITELNHSKSELLRQNQELVTLSTLTQNLATKVVNVQESERSQLSQELHDDIGQNLTALKTNIAVLAKKTKHHDELSHTILRLENVSSSMYDSVYRLMHWLRPRLLDELGLKAALQSELFSEHLAEAGIAYQCQIAGPIDDLSDEYQIAIYRICQEASTNAVKHSLATKLSVDIVYENEVLALTINDNGIGLNEPKQCASNSGFGMDGIRERVSLLNGNCQFTHNESGGLAINILFDIPIKGKSPLGDASGEFE
- a CDS encoding DNA adenine methylase, with protein sequence MARSYSPLRYPGGKSKLTAYVLETIKVNSLEGGTYVEPFAGGAAIAWYLLLENHVERVYINDLNPSIYAFWHCVLNETDLLCSLIDGAQVDIEEWHKQKKIQESSSASLIERGFSTFFLNRTNRSGIIRAGVIGGLNQDGNYKIDCRFNKARLIKQIQNIASRRNDIRLTNLDAAEFVDEVLPQVEQRCLVNLDPPYYVKGKGLYQNFFVHDDHYRLYESVKRIKQPWIVTYDDTPEINDIYSEFSPQPFGLTYTAQEKRKGTEVIIHKPDLKLCGYKPDISFNELKKLQKGQYKQSNPAL
- a CDS encoding ParB N-terminal domain-containing protein: MSKYEWLERKVLRSVDQLRLWPDNPRLSPEEKHVSVQDFVSDLISDNGEKDDFFKLVDSIASDGFIPADPVVVWQSDNNDKYYVAEGNRRVLALKLLRSPDKAPRSIRSYIRRKAELIDRDTIEKIRVCVAPSLDDCEWYINQRHAVSTQQRSWSRLQQQRWIAGLYDKYEGDITKVSSVTKLNKGQLEYTLRILNVRDLALNPIVMAILNEEEREKVTSHRIPMTILERWFFNPKVKESWGIEFDGTDIKIMSNQKSFFMAYAQWLKNVFSRGEPNVDIKIDTRTITAELEELLEKLPTVSFEVDDEDDTPIISLNNTDKDASTSTEDEKPAVSDEDSSIKRPLNKNPDRNQLVVETCVLSTSNYKLDALFREFKKLPIYKYKNTTAASLRVFLDLAVAEYINSIGAKEELCTIYKGRPYQEITLKHRLEFMKKEKLTKKTPAYKVVEKLLNSSNEHSLDTLNNYIHGTDQQHTNKRFLNGFWDFLFPLFEEIIGMTAK
- a CDS encoding recombinase family protein → MTKQIGYIRVSSVDQNTARQLSDVKLDKTFVDKCSGKDTNRPALKQLIEYAREGDVVHCHDISRMARNTEDLLRLVRLFTEQGISLKFYKEHLDFAGTKNPTQELMLTLLGAIYEFERSMILERQREGIAIAKANGKYKGKGINMELHERIRQMHSEGMNKMQIAKTLGCARATVYKALAGNQEVNCS